In uncultured Cohaesibacter sp., a genomic segment contains:
- a CDS encoding ActS/PrrB/RegB family redox-sensitive histidine kinase: protein MLFASLADPIFANRQIKLDTLVRLRWLAIGGQLVAVLLVALGFGYHFHARYCLLLIGLSVVLNLVLQMGFRKSVRLSPLPVTGLLSYDAAQLGALLYLTGGLQNPFALLLLVPAVVSATMQPARFTGFLSVLITAIATALIFFHQPLPWAEATPPDLPKLYVFGVWVALIVTMLFLSIYTSRIAQEGHQLANALSATELILANEQHLTSIDGLATAAAHELGTPLATIQLVAKELEHELIPDDPIFEDVALIRSQAERCRDILGKLRSLSGDDHSNFTTMQFEALIDEVVEPFENPDIEIERLFPEGRQSQPVLRRNPGVLFGLSNLVENAVDFAHSRVILESSWDESRVRLIIADDGPGFSEAIMTRLGDPFVSSRMDKAHLDRDATSGPDLVRWQNSGNMGGGLGLGYFIAKTLLERSGAKVSIRKSRTAQKEHYTEKINEISGAVIEITWPRVLLETDQ from the coding sequence TTCGGCTATCACTTTCATGCCCGCTATTGCCTGCTGCTGATCGGCCTCTCTGTGGTGCTCAATCTGGTTCTGCAGATGGGCTTTCGCAAAAGCGTCCGGTTGTCGCCCCTGCCCGTCACGGGTCTGCTTTCCTATGATGCCGCCCAGCTGGGAGCGCTGCTCTATCTCACAGGCGGTTTGCAGAATCCGTTCGCGCTGTTGCTGCTGGTGCCGGCGGTGGTTTCCGCGACCATGCAGCCAGCCCGTTTCACCGGCTTCCTGTCGGTCCTCATCACGGCGATTGCGACAGCACTGATTTTCTTCCACCAACCCCTGCCATGGGCCGAGGCGACACCGCCCGACCTCCCCAAGCTCTATGTCTTCGGCGTATGGGTGGCCCTGATCGTAACCATGCTGTTCCTGAGCATCTACACCTCGCGGATCGCGCAGGAGGGGCATCAACTGGCCAACGCGCTGTCGGCCACCGAACTCATCCTTGCCAATGAACAGCATCTGACCAGCATCGACGGACTGGCAACCGCAGCCGCCCACGAACTGGGCACGCCGTTGGCGACGATCCAGCTGGTCGCCAAGGAACTGGAACATGAGCTGATACCCGACGACCCGATCTTCGAGGACGTTGCCCTCATTCGCTCGCAGGCCGAGCGCTGTCGGGACATTCTGGGCAAGCTGCGCTCGCTTTCCGGAGACGACCACAGCAATTTCACCACAATGCAGTTCGAGGCCCTGATCGACGAGGTTGTCGAGCCATTTGAAAATCCGGATATCGAGATAGAACGTCTATTCCCGGAGGGCAGACAGAGCCAGCCTGTGCTGCGTCGCAATCCGGGCGTGCTGTTCGGGCTCAGCAACCTGGTGGAGAATGCCGTCGACTTTGCACACAGCCGGGTCATTCTGGAATCAAGCTGGGATGAAAGCCGCGTCCGGCTGATCATTGCCGACGACGGGCCGGGCTTTTCAGAAGCGATCATGACCCGGTTGGGCGACCCTTTCGTCTCCAGTCGCATGGACAAGGCACATCTTGATCGCGATGCAACCTCCGGGCCAGATCTGGTCCGCTGGCAGAATTCAGGCAATATGGGCGGGGGGCTCGGGTTGGGCTACTTCATCGCCAAGACCCTCTTGGAGCGTAGTGGTGCAAAAGTCTCCATCCGCAAGAGTAGAACAGCTCAAAAGGAACACTATACGGAAAAGATAAATGAAATCAGTGGAGCAGTAATCGAAATAACCTGGCCACGCGTTTTGCTTGAGACAGATCAATAA
- a CDS encoding ActR/PrrA/RegA family redox response regulator transcription factor, whose amino-acid sequence MTGRAEMTAIDQGISTQPGYLLLVDDDRPFLIRLARAMESRGFTVQSADTVADALTAVKSEPPRYAVVDMRLSDGNGLDVVEAIRDANPDARSIMLTGYGNITTAVTAVKLGAVDYLAKPADADDIYAALISDGEAKVEPPENPMSADRVRWEHIQRVYELCERNVSETARRLNMHRRTLQRILAKRAPR is encoded by the coding sequence ATGACAGGACGAGCAGAAATGACAGCAATTGACCAAGGAATAAGCACTCAGCCCGGCTATCTCCTGCTGGTGGATGATGACCGCCCGTTTCTTATTCGTCTGGCGCGCGCCATGGAAAGCCGCGGCTTCACCGTCCAGTCTGCCGATACGGTTGCCGATGCCCTTACTGCGGTCAAGAGCGAGCCACCCCGTTATGCGGTGGTGGACATGCGTCTTAGCGACGGCAATGGTCTGGATGTGGTTGAAGCGATCCGGGACGCCAATCCCGATGCCCGCTCGATCATGCTCACCGGTTATGGCAATATCACCACGGCCGTGACCGCCGTCAAACTGGGGGCCGTCGACTATCTGGCCAAGCCCGCTGATGCCGATGACATCTATGCCGCCCTGATCAGCGACGGCGAAGCAAAAGTCGAGCCGCCGGAAAATCCGATGTCGGCGGATCGCGTGCGCTGGGAACATATCCAGCGGGTCTATGAGCTTTGTGAACGCAATGTCTCCGAAACAGCGCGGCGTCTCAACATGCATCGCCGCACCCTGCAACGCATTCTGGCCAAACGGGCTCCTCGCTAA
- a CDS encoding MmcB family DNA repair protein, with protein MSKMIKPDLTAPVDGRQSERALEIQRGTGRLLRRHGFVCLPEVTLKSGRRADLLAINPKGEVWIVEIKSSVADFRADRKWPDYWDYCDRLFFATNQETPEEIFPDEAGLIIADAHGAEIIRHVEEQKLAAARRKAITLHFAQIAASRLHAIHDPGVPVVIEPTRL; from the coding sequence ATGAGCAAGATGATCAAACCGGATCTCACTGCGCCCGTGGACGGACGCCAGTCGGAACGGGCCCTTGAAATCCAGCGCGGCACCGGTCGGCTGCTGCGACGCCACGGCTTTGTCTGCCTGCCGGAAGTCACCCTGAAATCGGGGCGGCGCGCCGATCTGCTGGCCATCAATCCCAAGGGCGAGGTCTGGATTGTCGAAATCAAGTCGTCGGTGGCGGACTTTCGGGCCGACAGGAAATGGCCTGACTATTGGGACTATTGCGACCGGCTGTTCTTTGCCACAAACCAGGAAACCCCGGAGGAAATCTTCCCTGACGAAGCGGGGCTGATCATCGCCGACGCCCACGGGGCCGAAATCATTCGCCATGTGGAAGAGCAGAAACTGGCGGCGGCCCGGCGCAAGGCGATCACCCTGCATTTCGCCCAGATCGCAGCCTCGCGCCTGCATGCCATCCACGACCCCGGCGTGCCGGTCGTTATCGAACCAACCAGATTGTAG
- a CDS encoding NAD(P)/FAD-dependent oxidoreductase, with the protein MAGIVAARRGKRVLILDHARTAGEKIRISGGGRCNFTNLNTSAKNYLSSNPRFCISALKAYTPADFLKLVESHGIGWHEKTVGQLFCDESARDIVAMLLAELEEAGGRLQMGTEIKGVERRDGLFHVATGRGSEKARALVVATGGKSIPKMGATGLGYDIARQFGLEVQPTRAGLVPLTFSDSQKSFAAGLAGLSVDAEVRFGKVMFREGLLFTHRGLSGPSILQISSYWQEGNPVTINLAPGANCLESLMAARKSNPKQDVATSLSDILPKRLAKAIIEREGIKGHIAEQGDKLLRKLDEAVHRWQVIPVGTEGYRTAEVTLGGVDTKALSSKTMQANDVPGLYFIGEVVDVTGQLGGYNFQWAWASGAAAGRAL; encoded by the coding sequence ATGGCTGGCATTGTTGCCGCGCGCCGGGGTAAACGCGTCCTGATTCTTGATCATGCCCGCACCGCAGGCGAGAAGATCCGCATCTCTGGCGGCGGTCGCTGCAATTTCACCAACCTCAACACGAGTGCCAAAAATTATCTTTCCAGCAATCCCCGCTTCTGCATTTCGGCGCTGAAGGCCTATACGCCTGCCGATTTTCTCAAACTGGTGGAAAGCCACGGCATCGGCTGGCATGAGAAGACCGTCGGCCAGCTCTTCTGTGACGAGAGCGCAAGGGACATTGTCGCCATGCTGCTCGCAGAGCTTGAGGAGGCAGGCGGTCGGTTGCAGATGGGCACCGAGATCAAGGGGGTCGAACGACGGGACGGTCTGTTCCATGTGGCAACCGGGAGGGGCAGCGAAAAGGCCCGAGCGCTGGTTGTTGCAACGGGTGGCAAATCGATTCCCAAGATGGGAGCGACGGGGCTCGGCTATGACATCGCACGGCAGTTCGGGCTTGAGGTGCAGCCGACAAGGGCGGGCCTTGTGCCCTTGACCTTTTCCGACAGCCAGAAGAGCTTTGCCGCAGGATTGGCTGGCCTCTCGGTGGACGCCGAAGTGCGCTTTGGCAAGGTTATGTTCCGCGAAGGACTGCTGTTCACCCATCGCGGACTGTCTGGGCCATCGATCCTGCAGATCTCTTCCTATTGGCAAGAAGGCAATCCGGTCACCATCAATCTGGCACCCGGCGCCAATTGCCTTGAAAGCCTGATGGCGGCGCGCAAGAGCAACCCCAAACAGGATGTTGCCACCAGTCTGTCCGATATCCTGCCCAAGCGACTGGCCAAGGCGATCATCGAGCGCGAGGGCATCAAGGGGCATATCGCCGAACAGGGCGACAAGCTGTTGCGCAAGCTTGACGAGGCGGTCCACCGCTGGCAGGTCATTCCCGTTGGCACTGAAGGTTACCGCACCGCCGAAGTGACGCTGGGCGGCGTCGATACAAAAGCCCTGTCTTCCAAGACCATGCAGGCCAATGACGTGCCGGGCCTCTATTTCATCGGCGAAGTGGTGGATGTTACGGGCCAGCTGGGCGGCTACAACTTTCAATGGGCCTGGGCGTCCGGCGCGGCGGCAGGCAGAGCCCTCTAG